One Lutzomyia longipalpis isolate SR_M1_2022 chromosome 4, ASM2433408v1 DNA segment encodes these proteins:
- the LOC129795679 gene encoding uncharacterized protein LOC129795679 isoform X2, whose amino-acid sequence MADENSVFFSDDDISVESDDNKHNIRQAVTTVVPVAYADETLDTRVLLQSWNVKKNIVEVVVAAKLTIWHLRVIEDEDIARLFGNNIADCVEFKYYLKKWRNEGAKIVETPLPANKKVQLPQVQQISDPLEQYSGISASTAPPSNKDSAAKEVEKVLRMSARGKSILQYYSANERLEPQHQAWLVDIIADYYLQKYDGVSMKLIDRVSDQIIQLFPTELKSTYYVKRPLGGNPKGKLHDKFRNKRRLYIAQGILKKK is encoded by the exons ATGGCTGACGAAAATAGCGTTTTCTTCTCGGATGACGATATTTCAGTTGAATCCGACGACAATAAACATAATATTCGGCAAGCAGTCACAACGGTAGTTCCGGTAGCTTATGCAGATGAAACACTGGATACCCGGGTACTCCTGCAGTCGTggaatgtgaagaaaaacatTGTTGAAGTTGTTGTTG CTGCAAAATTGACCATTTGGCACCTGAGGGTGATTGAGGATGAGGACATTGCCCGGCTGTTTGGGAACAACATTGCCGACTGCGTGGAATTCAAGTACTACTTGAAGAAGTGGCGGAATGAAGGTGCCAAGATTGTTGAAACTCCCCTGCCGGCAAACAAAAAAGTTCAACTGCCTCAGGTACAACAGATCTCTGATCCTCTGGAGCAATATAGTGGAATCTCAGCATCTACAGCACCACCGTCGAATAAGGATTCAGCAGCAAAG GAAGTCGAGAAAGTCCTGAGAATGTCTGCACGTGGTAAGAGTATCCTGCAGTATTACAGTGCAAATGAGAGGCTTGAGCCACAGCATCAAGCATGGCTCGTGGATATTATTGCCGATTACTACCTGCAGAAGTACGATGGTGTCTCCATGAAACTAATTGATCGTGTCAGTGATCAAATTATTCAGCTCTTCCCCACGGAACTTAAG TCGACGTATTATGTAAAAAGGCCCCTCGGTGGGAATCCCAAAGGGAAACTCCATGACAAATTCAGGAACAAGAGAAGACTCTACATCGCACAAGGGATACtcaagaaaaagtaa
- the LOC129795753 gene encoding uncharacterized protein LOC129795753: MGLLAVEEHQFLFCEVIEMSRVFILFLLLGVSVVFADDAEPEAPAPDPPAPEDPADPPEDPTAPEGPPDPAANPTDQVAEVMAMFAEIMAVIQQIMAASAQAPQAPQFPAISPLPAFPPFFPSFAAWKRR; the protein is encoded by the exons ATGGGGCTTCTAGCAGTGGAGGAGCATCAGTTTTTGTTTTGTGAAGTAATCGAAATGTCTCGAGTTTTCATCTTGTTCCTCCTCCTGGGAGTCTCTGTTGTTTTTGCCGATGATGCAGAGCCTGAGGCACCGGCTCCCGATCCACCAGCCCCTGAGGATCCAGCAGATCCACCGGAAGATCCTACTGCTCCGGAAGGACCCCCAGATCCAGCTGCAAATCCCACTGATCAAGTTGCAGAAGTCATGG caATGTTTGCAGAGATCATGGCAGTTATACAACAGATCATGGCAGCTAGTGCTCAAGCCCCTCAAGCACCGCAGTTTCCGGCAATAAGTCCACTTCCAGCATTCCCCCCATTTTTCCCATCCTTCGCAGCATGGAAAAGACgttga
- the LOC129795613 gene encoding stromal membrane-associated protein 1-like, protein MGSKKESERTKFIQEKCQNLLTQMLRDEDNKYCVDCDAKGPRWASWNLGVFLCIRCAGIHRNLGVHISRVKSVNLDAWTPEQVVSLQQMGNSRARAVYEAQLPDGFRRPQTDSALETFIRAKYEHKKYLAREWVQPPPPKVDWDKEIEEEMEKLKRKKKSSSTLGLSSVSTESSGSKKSLAKSAPIPAPLPKPKATSSSPKSTRTDHNPPTSATSDLLGLSSPTATNGPTTKDLAGDAFNSFLSAPPAVEEAPKVPTTNALDQEEADFFNQVPNEKEKAKMTKDSIMALYAAAPTPSFNNFSQFPPPQAPYGGQFGAQPGSGFAAAPTGYAAMPQFGQQPPHHPPVSTNNGAMFGFPAQPQPFGQFTAFQTPPNSAGLKQPPPNAANSALNQQFGNLNLGNVWQ, encoded by the exons ATGGGTAGTAAGAAGGAGAGCGAAAGGACGAAATTTATACAGGAGAAATGTCAGAATTTGCTGACTCAGATGCTCCGTGATGAAGATAACAAATACTGCGTGGATTGCGATGCAAAAG GTCCTAGATGGGCTTCGTGGAATTTGGGCGTCTTTCTCTGTATCCGATGTGCGGGGATTCACAGGAATTTGGGTGTTCACATTTCTCGTGTGAAATCTGTGAATCTAGACGCCTGGACACCTGAGCAAGTT GTCTCCCTGCAGCAGATGGGCAACTCACGAGCACGTGCTGTGTATGAAGCTCAACTCCCGGATGGTTTTCGTCGTCCACAGACTGATTCGGCGCTTGAGACTTTTATTCGTGCCAAGTATGAGCATAAGAAGTACTTAGCTAGAGAATGGGTCCAACCACCACCGCCAAAG GTGGACTGGGATAAGGAGATCGAAGAGGAGATGGAGaagttgaagagaaaaaagaaatcatcgAGCACATTGGGATTGTCGAGTGTCAGTACAGAGAGTAGTGGGAGTAAGAAGAGCTTGGCCAAGTCTGCCCCAATTCCAGCACCCTTGCCTAAGCCGAAGGCAACATCGAGTAGCCCCAAGAGTACACGGACTGACCACAATCCCCCCACGAGTGCTACGTCGGATCTTCTTGGTTTATCCTCACCAACAGCCACCAATGGGCCCACGACGAAAGACTTGGCGGGGGATGCCTTCAATTCCTTCCTGAGTGCCCCACCGGCTGTCGAGGAGGCACCCAAGGTGCCCACGACGAATGCATTGGATCAGGAGGAGGCGGACTTCTTCAATCAGGTGCCCAATGAGAAGGAGAAGGCCAAGATGACCAAGGATAGCATCATGGCACTCTATGCTGCCGCACCAACGCCCAGTTTCAACAATTTCTCCCAGTTCCCACCGCCACAGGCGCCCTATGGGGGGCAATTTGGTGCTCAACCAGGGAGTGGCTTTGCCGCCGCACCAACAGGCTACGCTGCAATGCCACAATTTGGTCAACAGCCGCCGCATCATCCGCCAGTTTCGACAAACAACGGTGCAATGTTCGGTTTTCCGGCACAGCCACAGCCCTTTGGGCAGTTTACAGCATTCCAGACACCCCCCAATTCGGCGGGTCTCAAGCAACCACCCCCGAATGCCGCCAATTCAGCACTCAACCAGCAATTTGGTAATCTCAATTTGGGCAATGTGTGGCAATAG
- the LOC129795646 gene encoding uncharacterized protein LOC129795646: MWNYVSRRIKDTLEKTANIFDAGRAHFNHFECPLARRKAAAVALRKKKCSLAHFRKSSAVGSDFKESESGQDEYKERINHDNLNQSWLGAITWSSAIICGWYTSQLLCMRRRQLAWERRSAFHPAIYGFLPPPNRGFHTGPFARVALTAPGKELGVGKSSDFPLDPSKFIYNVSNDETSDEPKISTEKLTIRDAARDLKSLIGDTHFNFAVQSIQNGSNFEEAVFHFRLATFHRHPAATFNLGLCYERGLGVKKNLRQAMECYQMATELGHPKAMYNLGVFYVHGLGGLKRSRRVARQLFEAAAQLGQEDAQAALKMPNRSTTKDVQDYHHPTNIALTTSWRPIEAS; encoded by the exons ATGTGGAATTATGTTTCGAGGAGGATAAAGGACACCTTGGAGAAGACGGCCAACATCTTCGATGCTGGCCGTGCGCATTTCAACCATTTTGAGTGTCCGCTGGCACGGAGGAAGGCTGCCGCCGTTGcgttgaggaagaaaaagtgCTCCCTCGCGCACTTCCGGAAGTCTTCAGCCGTTGGGAGTGATTTCAAGGAATCCGAGTCGGGGCAGGATGAGTACAAGGAGCGCATTAATCACGACAATCTCAATCAGTCGTGGTTGGGAGCCATAACCTGG AGTAGCGCCATCATCTGCGGATGGTACACAAGTCAGCTACTCTGTATGCGACGGCGACAGCTTGCTTGGGAACGTCGTAGCGCCTTCCATCCGGCAATTTATGGGTTTTTGCCGCCACCCAATCGTGGCTTCCATACGGGTCCCTTTGCACGGGTTGCCTTAACAGCGCCTGGGAAGGAATTGGGGGTGGGGAAGTCTTCAGACTTCCCATTGGATCCCTCCAAATTCATCTACAACGTCAGCAATGATGAGACAAGCGACGAGCCCAAAATTTCCACTGAG aaattaacAATAAGAGATGCAGCTCGTGATCTCAAGAGCCTCATTGGGGATACACACTTCAATTTTGCCGTACAGAGTATACAGAATGGGAGTAATTTTGAGGAGGCAGTCTTCCATTTTCGCCTTGCAACATTTCACCGTCACCCTGCGGCAACGTTTAATTTGGGGCTGTGCTACGAGCGCGGTTTGGGGGTGAAGAAGAATCTCCGGCAGGCCATGGAGTGCTACCAAATGGCCACGGAGTTGGGGCATCCGAAGGCAATGTACAATCTTGGGGTGTTCTACGTGCACGGGCTTGGTGGTCTCAAGCGTAGTCGTCGTGTGGCGCGACAACTCTTCGAGGCGGCAGCACAACTCGGGCAGGAGGATGCTCAGGCGGCACTAAAGATGCCAAATCGGAGCACCACCAAGGACGTACAAGACTACCATCATCCCACAAATATTGCCCTAACAACAAGTTGGCGTCCCATTGAGGCATCCTAG
- the LOC129795446 gene encoding uncharacterized protein LOC129795446, giving the protein MEASLLGGKLIFLKKNGKNRVVYTTRGSAVRFGKDLLCHFRLRHPNACKIHCKICIGRIGKVQIINYSTDQSVAVNDKIVMKKQFIKSGDQINILGMNFVWEFTPIVDALKTTVRKSSPLSMRPVEMKRACWSEPGRRKKLKRLNKETIVSILTPVRKRRRFSGVPELKIGVPEDEKTVPEVVEQPTTPEKNLLEGTGIVSPNLPRQSINLMSFQTPKTLRGDNSTAESTMKDSTVVAATIDGSKSLYGTPVGPSLEGTRASPEQPSNLIDLNTPAPTKGDPEKLCADSDASDFFKTPLKQIRARGLKTPSSIAPQTAAKVDFTSLPQSTPIDVTKRLDVNEESTIIDVDQSESVITIDDSSETLKTPENSIKFIGEASKIDDSSATPKRTLRSATKSSVASTKKLPEVNTMTPKTPQSIRRNAKTPQSAVSVKKQPQEDIKKTRKSTRTPQSVKKVKGEDVENFSTPKQVKKIIRRPVTSTKKLKERKIEAKLNTSDTTGEKPQPTVSQLRGLMTMENLTNITSGSDVFDKENMTSPQATTMSEDHQLRSLQKENNMLNMTPTPVKKQHKSLSAVKSGRVTKTPRSPLNNLSNISGVKNLFGTQQKSPKAVQRHHVVASSPLNDLTDVGGVRRLFRTPGRGKKDDLTDIVGVRELLATPKSTNKLEDIVGVRELMKTPLEDVTVDLRGVRELMQDLPKDETSVRLAGVRDLMKSPEEEGASPDLRGVRKLLKSPVDQDLSMDLRGIREIMKEPKEADYSVVYAGVKDLMKESKETDMSLKFTGVKELMKEPTGDKTINYAGLRDIMKPSTSKDTSFAMVGVKELLKEPVDVETTQNLTGMADLYTIPEESKPLIQGEDAEEASKPTSSSTSVVEVIELDATVDQLFDSLKGLTSMPSVQRTYSRKESPKKVKTPEKIEKGGDDKGIQEWIDSIVLSTTNENAHSRRANNTLQVLSDKYSNVTATESEQLLTESIDNNPESEDVAEDNATIDTPSVRRETTGRDVSLRKLAIAQSFAETEKNLLSVNDTFDFSHGVTSTPKTPRLKVDQLTEIAPRRSPRLQRTTEILLKTPEVLSTKEKNEATSAASANNKPRRGRKPKAVTFAVPESPAAVSSSTSPVRAKRGRKTAAEALNKIASEALDKSAADTESNPSERPRRGRKAATTKIKPLEEEENKPTEEIPAKAVRSRRGRKPAAVKEAHDADEVENKPAEEAENKPAEEAEEAPAKPVRSRRGRKPAALKEAHDVKPAEEAESKKVEEVENKPAEVIDEDPAMPIRSRRGRKAQQKADPTVKNEEEDKSSDDVFESPAQPVRAKRGRKAAASVEVEKQTEKTAVTLVQSPAKQTRKRGRKVIPTVEEAEGAKDVTENAEDSTASTRTRRTRKAIAKTGQDSQVNDEDTPAKMTKRTRKAAGERNNNESVTSVESSAATSTKRSRRAATKEDEESNATPAKRTRNPRAKKTSEAPAESPVQSKRARRGAKPEETPNSAATEADLNDSSRPKRTRKGTKVQDDVTEISKKPKNNSPVVAEQPTKRNLRSRRQ; this is encoded by the exons GTTTACTCCTATTGTGGATGCCCTCAAGACAACAGTGAGAAAGTCCTCGCCATTGTCCATGCGTCCTGTGGAGATGAAGAGAGCGTGCTGGTCTGAACCTGGGAGAAGg AAGAAGCTAAAGAGGTTAAACAAGGAGACTATTGTGTCAATTCTTACGCCTGTCCGGAAGAGGAGAAGATTCTCTGGGGTCCCAGAGTTGAAAATTG GAGTACCAGAAGATGAAAAGACAGTTCCTGAAGTCGTGGAACAGCCCACGACGCCTGAAAAGAATCTTTTGGAAGGCACTGGGATTGTTTCTCCTAACCTTCCCAGGCAATCCATAAATTTGATGAGTTTCCAAACTCCAAAGACATTGAGGGGAGATAATTCTACGGCTGAATCCACCATGAAAGACTCCACAGTTGTAGCTGCAACGATTGATGGAAGCAAGAGTCTCTACGGGACCCCAGTAGGTCCTTCCTTGGAGGGAACTCGTGCATCTCCGGAACAACcatcaaatttaattgatttaaacaCACCGGCGCCGACAAAGGGTGATCCAGAGAAATTGTGTGCCGATTCAGATGCCTCAGACTTCTTCAAGACACCACTGAAGCAAATCCGTGCAAGGGGTCTCAAAACACCCTCATCCATTGCTCCGCAGACTGCTGCAAAAGTGGATTTCACATCATTGCCCCAAAGTACTCCAATTGATGTCACAAAGCGCCTGGATGTGAATGAGGAGAGCACAATAATTGATGTGGATCAATCGGAATCCGTGATAACTATTGATGATTCAAGTGAGACGCTTAAAACGCCagaaaatagcataaaattcattggaGAAGCATCAAAAATTGACGATTCCTCGGCTACGCCCAAGAGAACTTTGCGATCAGCCACAAAATCTAGTGTTGCATCTACGAAGAAGCTCCCAGAGGTCAATACAATGACCCCAAAGACTCCACAGAGTATAAGACGAAATGCAAAAACCCCACAGAGTGCTGTATCTGTCAAAAAGCAGCCGCAAGAAGACATCAAGAAGACAAGAAAGAGTACAAGGACCCCTCAGAGTGTCAAGAAGGTCAAAGGTGAAGAtgtggaaaacttttcaacaCCAAAGCAGGTTAAGAAGATAATCAGGCGCCCAGTAACGTCAACCAAGAAGCTCAAAGAGAGGAAGATTGAGGCAAAACTCAATACATCCGATACAACAGGTGAAAAGCCACAACCAACGGTCAGTCAACTACGAGGCCTAATGACAATGGAGAATCTGACCAATATCACATCCGGCAGTGACGTATTTGACAAGGAAAACATGACATCACCTCAAGCAACGACAATGAGTGAAGATCATCAGTTGAGATCTCTTCAAAAG gaGAACAATATGCTTAACATGACGCCAACTCCAGTGAAAAAGCAGCATAAGAGCTTGAGTGCTGTAAAGTCCGGAAGGGTTACAAAGACACCGCGAAGTCCGCTGAATAATTTAAGCAACATTTCCGGTGTTAAGAATCTCTTTGGGACACAGCAAAAGTCCCCAAAAGCTGTTCAGAGGCACCACGTAGTTGCTTCTTCTCCACTAAATGATTTAACGGACGTTGGTGGTGTTAGAAGGCTTTTCAGAACACCCGGAAGGGGGAAAAAGGATGATTTGACGGACATTGTGGGTGTGCGTGAACTTCTAGCAACTCCCAAATCAACCAATAAGCTGGAAGATATTGTTGGTGTGAGAGAATTGATGAAGACACCTCTTGAGGACGTAACAGTTGACCTACGAGGTGTCCGAGAACTTATGCAGGATCTCCCGAAAGATGAAACCTCCGTTAGATTGGCTGGTGTTCGTGATCTAATGAAATCACCTGAGGAAGAAGGAGCTTCTCCTGATCTGAGAGGTGTgagaaaattactaaaatcTCCAGTGGATCAAGATCTTTCAATGGATTTGAGAGGAATTAGGGAAATCATGAAGGAACCAAAGGAGGCAGACTATTCCGTTGTATACGCAGGCGTTAAGGACCTCATGAAGGAATCTAAGGAAACAGACATGTCTCTGAAATTCACAGGCGTTAAGGAGCTCATGAAGGAGCCCACTGGAGACAAAACAATTAACTACGCTGGTTTGCGAGATATAATGAAGCCTTCAACATCCAAAGATACATCCTTTGCAATGGTTGGCGTTAAGGAACTTCTAAAGGAGCCAGTAGATGTTGAGACTACTCAAAATCTAACTGGTATGGCTGATTTGTACACCATCCCCGAGGAATCAAAACCACTGATTCAGGGAGAAGATGCTGAAGAAGCGTCAAAACCAACATCTTCATCAACAAGTGTTGTTGAAGTCATTGAATTGGATGCAACGGTAGATCAGTTATTTGACTCCCTCAAAGGATTAACGTCAATGCCATCAGTTCAGCGGACGTATTCACGCAAAGAAAGCCCCAAAAAGGTTAAAACTCCCGAAAAGATCGAAAAGGGAGGTGATGATAAAGGAATTCAAGAGTGGATCGATTCAATTGTCTTGTCGACAACAAATGAAAACGCTCATTCACGTCGTGCCAACAATACACTTCAAGTTCTCAGTGATAAATACAGCAATGTCACTGCAACGGAATCTGAACAACTTCTCACAGAGAGCATTGACAACAATCCTGAAAGTGAAGACGTAGCTGAAGACAATGCAACCATTGACACTCCATCAGTTCGTAGAGAAACAACCGGACGCGATGTGTCCCTCAGGAAGTTGGCAATTGCTCAGAGTTTTGCTGAAACAGAGAAGAATCTTCTGTCTGTGAATGATACATTTGATTTTAGCCATGGAGTAACGAGTACCCCCAAAACTCCTCGTTTGAAAGTTGATCAACTTACGGAAATTGCTCCAAGACGATCTCCTAGGCTGCAGAGGACTACAGAAATTTTACTAAAGACCCCAGAAGTTTTATCGACAAAGGAGAAGAATGAAGCAACATCCGCTGCATCAGCAAATAACAAACCTCGTCGTGGAAGAAAACCAAAAGCAGTTACATTTGCAGTTCCTGAATCTCCTGCTGCAGTATCTTCATCTACGAGTCCAGTTCGGGCTAAGCGAGGAAGAAAAACGGCTGCTGAAGcactaaataaaattgcttctGAAGCGTTAGATAAAAGTGCTGCAGATACTGAATCAAATCCTTCTGAACGTCCTCGCCGTGGACGAAAGGCTGCAACTACAAAAATAAAGCctttagaagaagaagaaaacaagcCTACTGAAGAAATTCCTGCTAAGGCAGTTCGCTCTAGGCGTGGTCGAAAGCCTGCTGCTGTAAAAGAGGCACATGATGCTGATGAAGTGGAGAACAAGCCTGCTGAAGAAGCAGAGAACAAGCCTGCTGAAGAAGCTGAAGAAGCTCCTGCTAAACCAGTTCGTTCTAGACGTGGTAGAAAGCCTGCTGCTTTAAAAGAGGCGCATGATGTAAAGCCTGCTGAAGAAGCAGAGAGCAAAAAAGTTGAAGAAGTGGAGAACAAGCCTGCTGAAGTAATTGACGAAGATCCTGCAATGCCCATTCGTTCTAGACGCGGTCGAAAGGCTCAACAAAAGGCAGATCCAACAGTTAAAAATGAGGAAGAAGATAAATCTTCTGATGACGTCTTTGAAAGTCCCGCTCAGCCTGTACGTGCTAAACGTGGCCGCAAAGCTGCTGCAAGTGTTGAAGTGGAGAAACAAACTGAAAAAACAGCTGTAACATTAGTTCAGAGTCCAGCTAAGCAAACACGTAAGCGTGGACGAAAGGTTATTCCAACTGTGGAAGAGGCTGAAGGGGCAAAAGATGTTACTGAAAATGCAGAAGATTCTACTGCTTCAACACGTACTAGACGCACACGGAAGGCAATTGCAAAAACTGGACAAGATTCCCAAGTAAATGATGAAGACACTCCTGCAAAGATGACAAAACGTACCCGTAAGGCAGCCGGTGAGAGGAATAACAATGAATCAGTGACTTCAGTGGAGAGTTCAGCTGCAACTTCAACAAAACGCAGTCGCAGAGCAGCTACAAAGGAAGATGAAGAGTCCAATGCTACTCCGGCAAAACGTACAAGGAATCCACGTGCAAAGAAAACAAGCGAAGCTCCCGCTGAAAGTCCAGTTCAATCAAAACGGGCACGAAGAGGCGCAAAACCCGAAGAAACTCCAAATTCAGCAGCAACTGAAGCAGATCTGAATGATTCTTCTCGTCCAAAGCGCACTAGGAAGGGGACAAAGGTTCAAGATGATGTGACGGAAATCTCAAAGAAGCCCAAAAACAATTCACCGGTGGTTGCCGAACAGCCCACAAAGAGGAATTTAAGATCACGCAGgcagtaa
- the LOC129795679 gene encoding uncharacterized protein LOC129795679 isoform X1, with protein MADENSVFFSDDDISVESDDNKHNIRQAVTTVVPVAYADETLDTRVLLQSWNVKKNIVEVVVAAKLTIWHLRVIEDEDIARLFGNNIADCVEFKYYLKKWRNEGAKIVETPLPANKKVQLPQVQQISDPLEQYSGISASTAPPSNKDSAAKVRKHVSREEVEKVLRMSARGKSILQYYSANERLEPQHQAWLVDIIADYYLQKYDGVSMKLIDRVSDQIIQLFPTELKSTYYVKRPLGGNPKGKLHDKFRNKRRLYIAQGILKKK; from the exons ATGGCTGACGAAAATAGCGTTTTCTTCTCGGATGACGATATTTCAGTTGAATCCGACGACAATAAACATAATATTCGGCAAGCAGTCACAACGGTAGTTCCGGTAGCTTATGCAGATGAAACACTGGATACCCGGGTACTCCTGCAGTCGTggaatgtgaagaaaaacatTGTTGAAGTTGTTGTTG CTGCAAAATTGACCATTTGGCACCTGAGGGTGATTGAGGATGAGGACATTGCCCGGCTGTTTGGGAACAACATTGCCGACTGCGTGGAATTCAAGTACTACTTGAAGAAGTGGCGGAATGAAGGTGCCAAGATTGTTGAAACTCCCCTGCCGGCAAACAAAAAAGTTCAACTGCCTCAGGTACAACAGATCTCTGATCCTCTGGAGCAATATAGTGGAATCTCAGCATCTACAGCACCACCGTCGAATAAGGATTCAGCAGCAAAGGTCCGGAAGCATGTCTCACGAGAG GAAGTCGAGAAAGTCCTGAGAATGTCTGCACGTGGTAAGAGTATCCTGCAGTATTACAGTGCAAATGAGAGGCTTGAGCCACAGCATCAAGCATGGCTCGTGGATATTATTGCCGATTACTACCTGCAGAAGTACGATGGTGTCTCCATGAAACTAATTGATCGTGTCAGTGATCAAATTATTCAGCTCTTCCCCACGGAACTTAAG TCGACGTATTATGTAAAAAGGCCCCTCGGTGGGAATCCCAAAGGGAAACTCCATGACAAATTCAGGAACAAGAGAAGACTCTACATCGCACAAGGGATACtcaagaaaaagtaa